From Schizosaccharomyces pombe strain 972h- genome assembly, chromosome: II, the proteins below share one genomic window:
- a CDS encoding xylose and arabinose reductase, with amino-acid sequence MKPFSPSQTNFEKEQLCFGVYQLKDCYQQVIEALSLGIRVIDSAITYRNEKECEQAIQDFCHQNVNIKREDITLITKIPDSLQGFERTWKAVEQSLRRTGRPKLDVVLIHSPKWPVRRIESWRALLQHQKEGRINKIGVSNYNIHHLEEIISLGLPLPAINQVEFSAFNNRPTFLSYCFNHGILVQAFSPLTRGYRLSDIRLLDLSLKYNKTPANILLRYCLQKGVSPIFKASSFVHIHENVKAEQFMLDPSDMDVMDTWDEEFVSKPTWNPIILP; translated from the coding sequence ATGAAACCATTTTCTCCTTCTCAAaccaattttgaaaaggaacAACTTTGCTTTGGTGTATATCAACTTAAGGATTGCTACCAGCAAGTAATTGAGGCACTCTCGCTTGGTATTCGCGTAATTGATTCAGCAATTACATAtcgaaatgaaaaagaatgtgAACAAGCCATTCAAGATTTCTGCCATCAAAATGTGAATATTAAACGTGAAGATATCACCTTAATAACTAAGATTCCTGACTCCTTACAAGGATTTGAACGTACCTGGAAAGCGGTCGAACAGTCTCTTCGCAGAACAGGTCGTCCAAAGTTAGACGTCGTGCTAATACATTCACCAAAGTGGCCCGTACGCCGTATTGAGTCTTGGCGAGCACTATTGCAGCatcaaaaagaaggaaggataaacaaaattggaGTTTCCAACTATAATATTCATCATTTGGAAGAAATTATCAGTCTTGGGTTGCCCCTTCCAGCTATTAATCAGGTCGAATTTTCTGCATTCAATAACAGGCctacttttctttcttactGTTTTAATCACGGTATTTTAGTACAGGCTTTTTCACCGCTAACAAGAGGATATCGTCTTAGTGATATTCGACTCTTAGATTTATCCTTAAAGTACAATAAAACACCGGCGAATATTCTTCTTCGTTATTGCCTTCAGAAAGGGGTTTCACCAATATTCAAAGCTTCGTCGTTTGTTCATATCCATGAGAACGTGAAGGCTGAGCAATTCATGCTTGACCCATCAGATATGGATGTCATGGATACTTGGGATGAAGAATTCGTGAGTAAACCTACTTGGAATCCTATTATACTTCCTTGA
- the cwf7 gene encoding Prp19 complex subunit Cwf7 — MSYNISLDSLPYFESTYNEEDRSAAAQIVEEELKRSGGLLIKQEEQKKKFQSHRLSDRLENAIVAAGKGEKLAAIDVQRYIQLKPPGTRESLLQSAVVWEYQKSRNDNLYLLEKHGEKAFDSSLEALEVQLELLEKELVNTKKLSQGCNRKRKHYQMEVGARLAEAEVKFGQLLQSSIQCRVATLLS; from the exons ATGAGTTATAATATATCTTTGGATTCATTACCtt ACTTTGAATCTACTTATAACGAAGAAGATAGATCAGCAGCTGCTCAAATTGTTGAGGAGGAGCTAAAGAGATCTGGAGGTTTACTAATTAAACAAGAGGaacagaaaaagaaatttcaatcCCATCGTTTATCAGATCGACTGGAAAATGCCATTGTTGCGGCTGGAAAGGGAGAAAAACTTGCAGCCATCGACGTTCAACGCTACATACAGCTAAAACCACCGGGAACCCGTGAAAGCCTGTTGCAGTCCGCTGTTGTATGggaatatcaaaaatcTCGCAATGATAACCTTTATTTGCTAGAAAAGCATGGagaaaaagcatttgaTAGTTCGTTGGAGGCTTTAGAAGTTCAGCTAgaattattagaaaaagagTTAGTAAACACCAAAAAACTTTCGCAAGGATGTAATCGTAAAAGGAAGCATTATCAAATGGAAGTGGGTGCCCGACTTGCTGAAGCTGAAGTAAAGTTTGGACAATTGCTGCAGAGCAGCATTCAGTGCCGTGTTGCTACTCTCTTGTCATAA
- the ngg1 gene encoding SAGA complex subunit Ngg1/Ada3: MSSEQQNEADSKPAVIPQCFKIENQYETFSRLSETSTPGVVPSVSTLWRLLFELQKMIECEPSCVEYFRQRKEELESHVDSEIETSKDESSVNKVEEKVEEFKEDNVEQEIKQKRSLSESPQESMLEKVSKKPKVSEAHNEEISPENVETIENELDLPVKGKDEQTTGLVYKNANDLLTGSLLSFIVDDSFSYEQKKKLLCVDSFPTSDVRSLVAGTPATDDFSHNKPNNQISISTFYSSLDPYFRAFNDDDIAFLKKGFDVSSSYNIPPLGERYYDLTPEDEMTNLCANSIYQNLQTSAQGSLEAFNEADTVSEEVRCGPLTERLMASLIPCYTQNDEEQKPSIAVGEFAETDSGSEKSKIGTSIDGIESGNNEYTEQPDIQESSLSICEDRLRYTLKQLGILYDGDVDWSKRQDDEISATLRSLNARLKVVSDENEKMRNALLQMLPEEMAFQEFQNVMDDLDKQIEQAYVKRNRSLKVKKKRIVTDKIGSSATSGSFPVIKSLMDKRSMWLEKLQPLFQDKLTQHLGSPTSIFNDLSDHTTSNYSTSV; this comes from the coding sequence aTGTCCTCCGAACAACAAAATGAAGCTGATTCGAAACCCGCGGTGATTCCtcaatgttttaaaattgaaaatcaatACGAGACCTTTTCCCGTCTGAGTGAAACGTCAACTCCTGGTGTTGTACCGTCTGTGTCGACATTATGGCGGCTTCTGTTTGAGCtgcaaaaaatgattgaGTGTGAACCGTCTTGTGTAGAATATTTTCGCCAGCGCAAAGAAGAGTTAGAGTCTCATGTCGATTCTGAAATAGAAACCTCAAAAGACGAATCGTCGGTTAATAAAgtggaagaaaaagtagaagaatttaaagaagaCAACGTTGAACAagaaataaagcaaaagcgTTCTCTTTCCGAAAGTCCACAAGAGTCTATGCTAGAAAAAGTTTCCAAGAAGCCCAAAGTTTCAGAGGCCCATAATGAAGAAATCAGTCCCGAAAATGTGGAAACAATTGAGAATGAATTAGATTTACCGGTTAAGGGTAAAGATGAACAGACAACTGGGTTGGTATATAAAAACGCAAACGATCTTCTAACCGGTTCATTACTATCTTTCATTGTTGACGATTCCTTCTCttatgaacaaaaaaagaagcttttATGTGTAGATTCCTTTCCAACCAGTGATGTACGATCGTTGGTGGCAGGAACTCCGGCGACTGATGATTTTTCTCACAACAAGCCAAATAACCAGATTTCAATATCAACCTTTTATTCGTCACTTGACCCATATTTTCGTGCTTTCAATGATGATgatattgcttttttaaaaaaaggatttgaCGTTTCGTCTTCCTATAATATTCCTCCTTTGGGGGAACGCTATTACGATTTAACTCCGGAAGATGAAATGACCAACCTGTGTGCTAACTCAATTTACCAAAACCTGCAAACCTCTGCTCAAGGATCCCTTGAAGCTTTTAATGAGGCAGATACCGTCTCTGAGGAAGTTAGGTGTGGTCCACTCACTGAACGACTAATGGCTTCATTAATTCCTTGCTACACGCAGAATGATGAGGAGCAAAAACCTTCTATTGCTGTTGGCGAATTTGCGGAAACCGATTCTGGATCcgagaaaagcaaaattggTACAAGCATTGATGGAATCGAGTCAGGAAATAATGAATATACAGAACAACCGGATATACAAGAGTCGAGTCTTTCAATTTGTGAGGACCGCCTTCGTTACACCCTAAAACAACTAGGTATACTTTATGATGGCGATGTAGATTGGTCAAAGCGACAGGATGATGAAATTTCAGCTACCTTAAGGAGTTTGAATGCTCGTTTGAAGGTAGTTTCTgatgaaaacgaaaaaatgAGGAATGCGCTGTTACAGATGCTTCCTGAGGAAATGGCATTTCAAGAATTCCAAAATGTGATGGATGATCTAGATAAACAAATCGAACAAGCGTATGTCAAACGTAACAGAAGTTTGAAGGTTAAAAAGAAACGTATTGTTACTGATAAAATTGGCTCTTCAGCTACGAGCGGCTCTTTTCCTGTCATCAAATCATTGATGGACAAGCGCTCAATGTGGTTAGAAAAGCTTCAACCTTTATTTCAGGATAAGCTTACGCAACACCTTGGTTCGCCAACTtctatttttaatgatttatcGGACCACACTACATCTAATTACAGTACATCTGTATGA
- the mdm12 gene encoding ERMES complex subunit, membrane tether and lipid transfer protein Mdm12 has product MSIDFDWSKLDSELEAKVLHLLEGQVSNLSLPSYIKHLKVVDFHFGKVSPQITIQEIGDPDPQFYENEAFELANQELEGDQCSRNNVSPVLTDLPPYAAEHPFSRLAYFNPAFNSPGILSASGLTSPIPESRPSTPMDNHQERDRSNDFQVTAHVSYDGDANLSLEAVLSMNYPNSEFAVLPFKLSFIRISIDAIAVLAKMGKRTHLCFVDTLLHGTGEHASSVIRDLTVESIIGESNKQLLKNVAKVEKFVSEKVKRIIEDELVWPSYITIE; this is encoded by the coding sequence ATGTCTATTGACTTTGATTGGTCAAAGTTAGACTCAGAATTAGAAGCAAAAGTTTTACATCTTCTCGAAGGACAAGTTTCGAATTTGTCGCTACCATCTTATATAAAGCATTTAAAGGTTGTTGACTTCCATTTCGGCAAAGTCTCACCTCAGATTACTATTCAAGAAATCGGCGATCCTGATCCccaattttatgaaaatgaagctTTCGAATTAGCTAACCAAGAACTAGAGGGTGATCAATGCTCCCGCAATAATGTTTCACCAGTGCTTACGGATCTTCCACCTTACGCTGCTGAACATCCATTTTCAAGACTAGCATATTTTAATCCCGCATTTAATTCACCCGGGATTCTATCTGCAAGTGGACTCACAAGCCCAATTCCTGAAAGTCGCCCAAGTACTCCAATGGATAATCATCAAGAAAGAGATCGTTCTAACGATTTCCAAGTTACTGCACACGTATCTTATGACGGAGACGCAAATCTAAGCCTGGAAGCGGTTCTATCGATGAATTACCCGAACTCTGAATTTGCAGTTCTTCCATTCAAACTTTCATTTATTAGGATTTCCATCGATGCCATTGCTGTTTTGGCTAAAATGGGAAAGCGGACGCATCTATGCTTCGTTGATACATTGCTGCACGGAACTGGAGAGCATGCATCAAGTGTTATTCGAGATTTAACAGTGGAAAGTATTATTGGAGAATCTAATAAACAGCTGCTAAAAAATGTTGCTAAAGTCGAGAAATTTGTATCGGAAAAAGTTAAACGTATTATTGAGGATGAACTTGTCTGGCCTAGCTATATAACCATTGAATAA
- the sfr1 gene encoding DNA recombination mediator Sfr1, with product MSQTINSELNENATSQCKEDLKVSLSESDLRDSQGQLGIENPPKCNNSGNHSDNLGFIEQSETVHPENEKALTPDLRDTKIHTSLPITTPFSKKRAREAKNILLKPFKSPLRQTASPQVADTNLKPSLAVTNLNSDETNTSSEPVTSPLRTTPNSIKRQKRLFKSPISNCLNPKSDPEITQLLSRRLKLEKEVRNLQEQLITAETARKVEAKNEDKDLQTLIQKWKNAAQQAAEVLFKPMAERIRLAGGVTQSFRIEEGENKGQIQEVRTEFTMSMFLNQFGVPVHLMSFDEENGDWKS from the coding sequence ATGTCGCAAACAATTAACTCTGAACTCAATGAAAATGCTACTTCACAGTGTAAAGAAGATTTGAAAGTTTCCCTAAGCGAAAGTGATTTACGTGACTCACAGGGTCAGTTAGGAATAGAAAACCCTCCTAAATGCAATAACAGTGGCAATCACTCAGATAACCTAGGTTTTATCGAGCAGTCAGAAACAGTACATCCAGAGAATGAGAAGGCTTTGACGCCGGACCTGCGAGATACAAAAATACATACTTCTTTACCAATTACTACacctttttcaaagaaaagggCTCGAGAAGCCAAAAATATACTTCTTAAGCCGTTCAAAAGCCCCTTAAGACAAACTGCCAGTCCTCAAGTTGCAGACACTAATCTAAAACCATCGTTAGCTGTAACAAATCTTAACTCTGATGAAACAAACACTTCTTCAGAACCTGTTACTTCTCCCTTAAGAACAACGCCTAATTCAATAAAACGGCAAAAACGACTTTTCAAGTCACCTATCTCTAATTGCCTTAATCCAAAGTCCGACCCTGAAATCACACAGTTGCTTTCTCGTCGtttaaaacttgaaaaagaagtcaGAAATTTACAAGAGCAGCTCATAACCGCCGAAACTGCACGAAAGGTTGAAGCCAAAAATGAAGATAAAGACTTGCAAACGTTGATAcagaaatggaaaaatgCTGCTCAGCAAGCCGCTGAAGTACTTTTTAAACCAATGGCTGAACGTATTCGTTTGGCTGGAGGTGTTACTCAGTCCTTTCGTATTGAAGAAGGTGAAAATAAAGGGCAAATTCAGGAAGTACGAACTGAATTTACAATGAGTATGTTTCTAAATCAGTTTGGTGTTCCTGTTCATTTGATGTCttttgatgaagaaaatggtGATTGGAAATCGTAA
- the hrd3 gene encoding HRD ubiquitin ligase complex subunit, whose product MQLLNFLICLFFIFKRCVFTVIGGEFSYDNIDKKPILVASYPEGSRFNVSASIKTLPDLVTLTFPKLVKDPGYVYEEAEKGDPESQFLIAMLYAMGPDERLGLSFPRNEPLSRIFLELSATQNYTYALLALAYKHLNGLSTPMSVDKGVELYKQVAHQISCLVQPLSHFAPDIAAEYPVDLYDLSRTSSYSVQKKDDIVEYLKDYALRGNNISAHISLATIYQYGTPGKLKDIKLAVKHYLAAIRLVNSGIPDSPSEAIKSIHNNPRHAPTTKETANSLSIAAFRLGCMALHGELGKPDPSLAYAWFEYGVSLNHSSSKAAIAYMYFMGYPVAENTESITKLLENALASNDPLAFAVAGKVSLANGQIDEATVHLIRAVSNGHLESVLHIADIYYGSNNQLSIAYYENFISRVLELFDVKTISFDPLTRHFAHRLSAELGNLMSQILAAKDRDPSTSYLKTVIFPTNEQTHRNARIAMNYYSRAAARNHIHSLIKIGDFYRMGLGTSAKPELAFSYYSQAAAIHPSALAYWRLGWMHEYGVGVPVDFEMAKKNYDNALMHDTRAFLAVTLARLRMRLSSPDSWFSNIYRILGKVTYKFLKLVQYFIINIFDILSPAGPDSQLPPEPPTLQVDRTPQQPDPQETSESLPSPNTEEMGESYNDIRFTYDYIDGRFLETACVTLIVVVVGLVLMRRHQQHRLQERRERIIRRQNRA is encoded by the coding sequence ATGCAGTTGCTTAACTTCCTTATATGTCtgttctttatttttaaaagatgcGTGTTTACGGTAATTGGTGGTGAATTTTCTTATGACAACATTGATAAGAAGCCAATTCTCGTGGCTTCGTATCCTGAAGGGTCGAGGTTTAATGTATCAGCGTCTATTAAAACGCTTCCTGATTTAGTTACTTTAACATTTCCGAAACTCGTTAAAGATCCCGGATACGTATATGAAGAAGCTGAAAAAGGAGATCCGGAAtcacaatttttaattgcCATGCTGTACGCCATGGGGCCTGACGAACGCTTAGGTTTATCGTTTCCTCGAAACGAACCGTTGTCTCGAATATTCCTTGAACTATCGGCCACCCAAAATTATACGTATGCTTTACTTGCCCTTGCATATAAGCACCTTAATGGACTTTCTACACCGATGTCTGTGGATAAGGGGGTTGAGCTTTATAAACAAGTAGCTCATCAAATATCATGCTTAGTTCAACCCTTGTCTCATTTTGCTCCTGATATAGCAGCAGAATATCCGGTTGACCTATATGATTTATCACGTACTTCAAGCTATAGTGTTCAGAAAAAAGATGACATCGTTGAATACTTAAAGGACTACGCTTTACGTGGAAATAATATATCGGCCCATATAAGCCTTGCTACGATTTACCAGTACGGAACTCCTGGTAAGTTGAAGGATATAAAATTAGCAGTCAAACATTATCTTGCAGCTATTCGTTTAGTAAATTCTGGAATTCCAGATTCTCCTTCTGAAGCTATAAAGAGTATTCACAACAATCCAAGACATGCGCCAACCACGAAAGAAACTGCTAACAGTTTATCAATTGCAGCTTTCAGGTTAGGCTGTATGGCTCTACATGGTGAACTTGGCAAACCAGATCCATCTCTTGCGTATGCGTGGTTTGAATATGGtgtatccttaaatcatTCTTCCTCTAAGGCTGCGATTGCCTACATGTACTTTATGGGATATCCTGTGGCTGAAAACACTGAGTCAATCACAAAACTTTTAGAGAATGCATTGGCTAGCAATGATCCTCTTGCTTTTGCTGTAGCTGGAAAAGTGTCGTTAGCGAATGGTCAAATAGATGAGGCTACAGTACATCTGATAAGAGCTGTATCTAATGGGCATCTTGAATCTGTATTGCATATTGCTGATATATATTATGGTTCCAATAATCAATTGTCAATAGCCTACTATGAAAACTTTATTTCTCGAGTGTTGGAATTGTTCGACGTTAAGACCATCTCTTTTGATCCACTAACTAGACACTTTGCTCATCGCCTTTCCGCCGAGCTCGGTAATTTAATGTCGCAAATTTTGGCAGCAAAAGATCGAGATCCATCTACTTCTTACTTAAAAACCGTCATTTTTCCGACAAATGAACAAACTCATCGTAACGCACGGATTGCGATGAACTATTACTCTCGTGCGGCAGCGAGAAATCACATCCACTCGCTTATAAAAATTGGAGATTTTTACAGAATGGGTTTGGGTACCTCAGCAAAACCTGAATTggctttttcttattaCTCTCAGGCGGCTGCCATTCATCCTTCTGCATTGGCTTATTGGCGTCTAGGATGGATGCATGAATATGGAGTAGGTGTCCCAGTGGATTTTGAAATGGCAAAGAAAAACTATGATAATGCTTTAATGCACGATACACGAGCATTTTTGGCTGTGACCTTGGCACGTTTAAGAATGAGGCTTTCTTCTCCCGACAGTTGGTTTTCTAATATTTATCGCATACTTGGAAAAGTCacttacaaatttttgaagcttgtgcaatattttattataaatatttttgacaTACTAAGCCCGGCAGGTCCGGACTCACAACTTCCCCCAGAACCACCAACACTACAAGTAGATCGTACACCACAACAACCTGACCCTCAAGAAACGTCTGAGTCCTTGCCCTCGCCTAATACTGAAGAGATGGGTGAATCCTATAATGATATTCGTTTCACTTATGATTACATTGATGGAAGGTTTTTGGAGACTGCGTGTGTCACGCTTATTGTGGTAGTTGTCGGACTGGTTTTAATGAGACGCCATCAACAGCATCGACTTCAAGAACGACGTGAGCGAATCATCCGTAGACAAAACCGCgcttaa
- the toa1 gene encoding transcription factor TFIIA complex large subunit Toa1, translating into MSNSIVGEVYHHVILDVIANSRSDFEENGVDDATLRELQNLWQSKLVATDVATFPWAQAPVGTFPIGQLFDPVSGLRTDSLDVTAPAVANSPILNNIAAIRAVQQMDTFAQQHGNSNYYSPPTPSLPQSATNISFDSSAIPNVQSNPNNTAPFPSYSSNSLQLPTNQTADSPIINDHSTANVTSTGQEHAPDSSSTNSFGGLLLPNQNSPKKSELGETESSNTTPANSRNDVPQTDGAIHDLDDAGSPSNFESNRFAIAQKADAEIYEVLKKNRILQIDGTIEDNEDEKKPPVDTPSDEAINSDLDDPDSDEAPETEEGSDIGQAIVLCLYDKVNHHKNKWKCVFRDGVVGVNGKDYLFFKANGEFEWI; encoded by the exons ATGTCCAATTCGATCGTC GGTGAGGTCTATCACCACGTGATATTAGACGTGATTGCTAATTCACGGAGcgattttgaagaaaatggtGTTGATGATGCAACTTTACGAGAATTACAAAAT TTATGGCAAAGCAAGTTAGTTGCTACCGATGTTGCAACTTTTCCTTGGGCACAAGCTCCTGTTGGCACATTTCCCATTGGTCAATTGTTTGATCCAGTTAGCGGCTTGAGGACAGATTCATTAGATGTTACTGCTCCAGCTGTTGCAAACTCTCCCATACTTAATAATATAGCCGCTATTCGTGCTGTTCAGCAGATGGATACATTTGCGCAGCAACATGGTAattcaaattattattCTCCACCTACTCCCTCTCTCCCCCAGTCAGCAACAAATATTTCGTTTGACAGCTCTGCAATACCTAACGTACAGTCCAACCCTAATAATACTGCCCCCTTCCCTTCTTACAGCTCTAACTCATTGCAACTGCCCACTAATCAAACTGCTGACTCACCGATTATCAACGACCATTCGACTGCAAATGTAACTTCTACGGGCCAAGAACATGCTCCCGACTCTTCATCTACTAACTCATTTGGCGGATTGTTACTTCCCAATCAAAACTCTCCGAAAAAGTCTGAATTAGGAGAGACAGAGTCTTCTAATACCACCCCTGCTAATTCTCGTAATGACGTGCCTCAAACCGATGGTGCTATTCATGATCTAGATGATGCTGGGAGCCCTtctaattttgaaagtaatAGATTTGCTATTGCACAGAAAGCTGATGCTGAAATTTAtgaagttttgaaaaagaatcgcattttgcaaattgaCGGCACTATAGAAGATAacgaagatgaaaaaaagccACCTGTTGATACGCCTTCTGACGAAGCAATTAACTCAGATTTAGACGATCCTGATTCAGATGAGGCTCCCGAAACTGAAGAAGGTTCTGATATTGGACAGGCTATCGTTCTTTGTCTTTATGACAAAGTGAACCAccacaaaaataaatggaaATGTGTGTTCAGAGATGGCGTAGTTGGCGTTAATGGAAAAGATTACTTATTTTTCAAGGCGAATGGTGAGTTTGAAtggatttaa
- the ppi1 gene encoding cyclophilin family peptidyl-prolyl cis-trans isomerase Cyp2, translating into MSNCFFDVIANGQPLGRIVFKLFDDVVPKTAANFRALCTGEKGYGYAGSTFHRVIPQFMLQGGDFTRGNGTGGKSIYGEKFPDENFALKHNKPGLLSMANAGPNTNGSQFFITTVVTPWLDGKHVVFGEVTEGMDVVKKVESLGSNSGATRARIVIDKCGTV; encoded by the coding sequence ATGTCCAACTGCTTTTTTGACGTTATTGCCAACGGCCAACCTTTAGGACGTATCGTCTTCAAATTATTCGACGATGTCGTTCCCAAGACTGCTGCTAACTTCCGTGCTCTCTGCACCGGCGAGAAGGGCTATGGCTATGCTGGCTCCACCTTCCACCGTGTCATTCCCCAATTCATGCTCCAAGGTGGTGATTTCACTCGCGGTAACGGTACCGGTGGAAAGTCCATTTATGGCGAGAAATTTCCTGATGAAAACTTTGCCTTGAAGCATAACAAGCCTGGTTTGTTGTCTATGGCCAACGCTGGTCCTAACACCAACGGTTCtcaatttttcattaccACCGTTGTCACTCCCTGGTTAGATGGCAAGCATGTCGTTTTCGGTGAGGTCACTGAGGGTATGGATGTTGTCAAGAAGGTTGAAAGCTTGGGTTCTAACTCTGGTGCTACTCGTGCTCGCATTGTCATTGACAAGTGTGGTACCGTCTAA
- the hmo1 gene encoding upstream binding transcription factor, RNA polymerase I specific, Hmo1: MAQNSTQLEKISGSFTRLAEAFQLALTACREIEESLPSILGEKSEVSKPFKPAVTDPSNAKKEINMAIESPSKKATSPKKATPAAVAPVEATSAVDTSEAVASMTPNKRKARDPAQPKRPPSAYNLFQKNQRSEIKESLGEKSNDVKEVNKAMHEKWGSLSEDDRKTYEEEASKLREAYEEEMAAYNASKENASVADSRVTAEETSTKPSEDLSSPTKKDLIDFSETRPLAQASRATPDIKEQHAKKPKRKHTRSTVPTSNVEPVSQPQPSPDKIVSSPNPPSAKREKKKRRKSSMSSSITTPPTAKVAN; this comes from the exons ATGGCTCAAAACTCAACCCAACTGGAAAAG ATTTCTGGTTCTTTCACAAGGTTGGCGGAAGCTTTTCAGTTAGCTTTAACCGCATGCCGTGAGATCGAAGAATCACTTCCTTCGATATTAGGAGAGAAGTCCGAGGTTTCGAAACCTTTTAAGCCAGCCGTCACTGATCCATCAAATGCGAAGAAAGAGATTAATATGGCAATTGAGTCTCCTTCTAAAAAAGCAACTTCACCTAAGAAAGCTACTCCTGCAGCAGTAGCTCCTGTTGAGGCAACCTCCGCAGTCGATACGTCGGAAGCTGTAGCCTCCATGACCCCAAACAAGCGCAAGGCTAGGGATCCTGCACAACCAAAGCGCCCTCCATCAGCCTATAATCTCTTTCAGAAGAACCAACGATCGGAAATCAAGGAGTCTTTGGGCGAGAAGAGTAACGATGTTAAAGAGGTGAATAAAGCGATGCATGAAAAGTGGGGCTCGCTATCTGAAGATGATCGGAAAACTTACGAAGAAGAAGCTTCTAAACTTCGAGAAGCCTacgaagaagaaatggCTGCTTATAATGCttctaaagaaaatgcGTCAGTTGCTGATAGTCGAGTTACGGCTGAGGAAACTTCTACTAAACCTTCAGAAGACTTATCCTCTCCCactaaaaaagatttgataGACTTTTCAGAAACCAGACCATTGGCTCAAGCTTCTAGAGCCACTCCTGACATTAAAGAACAGCATGCTAAGAAACCGAAGCGAAAGCACACCCGTTCAACAGTACCTACAAGCAATGTTGAACCAGTTTCTCAACCTCAACCCTCTCCTGACAAAATCGTTTCTAGCCCCAATCCGCCATCAGcgaaaagggaaaaaaagaaacgtCGCAAAAGCTCGATGTCTTCTTCCATTACCACTCCCCCTACCGCCAAAGTTGCTAATTGA